Proteins encoded within one genomic window of Chlorobaculum sp. MV4-Y:
- a CDS encoding putative nucleotidyltransferase substrate binding domain-containing protein → MTDFLGTVERFRRIGQLLPSFQELAEEAAQGYEFLMRLRTEHGLAENSSGRYIDPEHLNKMQRQELRDLFTTIGKVQSMLNLRYQLDYIRA, encoded by the coding sequence GTGACCGATTTCCTTGGCACGGTCGAACGGTTCCGGCGTATCGGTCAGTTGCTGCCATCATTTCAGGAGCTTGCCGAAGAGGCAGCTCAAGGCTACGAGTTCCTTATGCGCCTGCGTACCGAGCACGGCCTGGCCGAAAACTCTTCTGGGCGATACATTGATCCGGAACACCTTAACAAGATGCAGCGCCAGGAGCTGAGAGATCTTTTTACAACCATTGGCAAGGTTCAAAGCATGCTGAACCTCCGTTACCAGCTCGACTACATCCGTGCTTGA
- a CDS encoding PolC-type DNA polymerase III has translation MLEFARKIQVSRRCRKGLLPESICRYVSLFDHPLQRNTPLDELRFVIFDTETSGFDLATDRILSIGAVAMKGSTIDIADSFEVLLRQDAIGGKDAVSVHGILKRDLTKGMEEDEAVCRFLDYLGNGVIVAHHADFDIAMVGRVLSRRYGIKLFNEALDTASFAKRLEKGPYYNLAHKSGEYRLDNLCARYGIRLYDRHTSPGDAYLTAQLFQRLLAVGRKAGIDTLGKLLLK, from the coding sequence GTGCTTGAGTTTGCCCGCAAAATCCAGGTGTCGAGGCGTTGCCGCAAGGGCTTGCTGCCGGAGAGCATTTGCCGGTACGTCAGCCTGTTCGACCACCCGTTACAGCGCAATACACCGCTTGATGAGCTGCGTTTCGTCATCTTCGATACCGAAACCAGCGGCTTCGATCTTGCCACGGACAGAATACTCTCGATTGGTGCAGTAGCCATGAAAGGTTCAACCATCGATATCGCCGATTCGTTCGAGGTGCTGCTTCGCCAGGATGCTATTGGCGGCAAGGATGCGGTCAGCGTGCACGGAATCCTGAAGCGGGATCTTACCAAAGGGATGGAGGAGGACGAGGCGGTATGCCGTTTTCTCGATTATCTCGGCAACGGGGTGATTGTGGCGCATCACGCTGATTTTGATATCGCCATGGTTGGCCGGGTGCTCTCGCGGCGGTACGGCATCAAGCTGTTTAACGAGGCGCTCGATACGGCCAGTTTTGCCAAGCGCCTCGAAAAAGGCCCCTACTACAATCTTGCTCACAAGAGCGGCGAGTACCGGCTTGACAACCTCTGCGCCCGCTACGGCATCCGCCTCTACGATCGCCACACCTCACCCGGTGACGCCTACCTCACCGCCCAGCTCTTCCAGCGCCTCCTCGCCGTCGGGCGCAAAGCAGGCATTGACACGCTTGGGAAGTTATTGCTGAAGTGA
- a CDS encoding class I SAM-dependent methyltransferase → MSDHQSHSREENAREWFEEWFDHPLYLKVYHHRDAEEAERCVRTILDLTGIDPAEQPPHSILDIACGAGRHALSFARTGLRVTANDLSPYLLGQAREQATTEGIEMEFSRQDMRTIRFERQFDLIAQLFSSFGYFETDQEDRDVIANISSLLSPGGWYVLDLINPAQLKSQFTPRTERNSASLSIIEERTLSERHVTKRITLHEANGREHSFTESVRIYSPAEAIALLESGGFAVERMVGDYEGSTFDEATSPRMMLLARLSLSRS, encoded by the coding sequence ATGAGTGATCACCAATCTCATTCCCGGGAAGAAAACGCCCGGGAATGGTTCGAAGAGTGGTTCGACCATCCCCTCTATCTCAAGGTTTATCATCACCGCGACGCCGAAGAGGCGGAGCGCTGCGTGCGCACCATTCTCGACCTGACCGGCATCGATCCGGCAGAGCAGCCCCCGCACTCCATTCTCGACATCGCCTGCGGCGCGGGACGCCATGCGCTTTCCTTCGCCCGCACAGGCCTGCGTGTCACGGCCAATGACCTCTCTCCCTACCTGCTCGGCCAAGCCAGAGAGCAGGCAACGACAGAGGGAATCGAAATGGAGTTCAGCCGGCAGGATATGAGAACGATCCGCTTCGAACGCCAGTTTGACCTCATCGCTCAACTGTTTTCAAGTTTCGGCTACTTCGAGACCGATCAGGAAGATCGTGATGTGATCGCCAATATATCTTCCCTGCTCAGCCCCGGCGGCTGGTACGTGCTTGACCTGATCAATCCCGCGCAACTGAAAAGCCAGTTTACCCCGCGCACTGAACGAAACTCCGCATCGCTGTCGATTATCGAAGAGCGCACGCTTTCCGAACGGCATGTCACCAAAAGGATCACCCTGCATGAGGCAAACGGCAGGGAGCACTCTTTTACCGAGTCGGTCCGGATATACAGCCCGGCTGAAGCCATCGCGCTCCTCGAATCGGGCGGCTTTGCCGTCGAACGGATGGTCGGTGATTATGAGGGCAGCACGTTTGACGAAGCGACCTCCCCACGCATGATGTTACTCGCCCGCCTGTCGCTATCCCGATCCTGA
- a CDS encoding dihydroorotase: MSTLFLNARLLNPAENLDTVGSIKIGDDGLIDAVATGGESITAQAGDNVIDLAGKVLAPGLFDMHCHFREPGQEYKETLETGSAAAVAGGFTGVALMPNTRPVIDSPLGVAYIRHHSAGLPIDLEVIGAMTAESRGEALAPYGKYASYGIKAVSDDGTAIQSSQIMRLAIEYAANFDLLLIQHAEDKHLTAGGIMNDGVVSAMLGLKGIPEVAEPIMIARDLQLIAWLKKHKLNGAVAEPRYHVAHISTAESVALVRKAKAAGLKVTCEVTPHHFTLTERDLANAIEKGNFIMKPPLASVENRDALIEGLRDGTIDAIATDHAPHAKHEKECPPDQAAFGIIGLETSLGLTITELVDKGVITLSQAIELLSTNPRRIMGLETILFQADHKANLTIIDPDCEWRVSESDFGSKSRNTPFMGRKLKGRALGIYHNGKLIMR, translated from the coding sequence ATGAGCACTCTGTTTCTGAACGCAAGACTTCTGAATCCCGCTGAAAATCTCGATACCGTCGGTTCGATAAAGATAGGCGACGACGGCCTCATCGATGCGGTCGCGACTGGCGGTGAATCAATCACGGCGCAGGCGGGCGATAACGTCATCGATCTTGCAGGCAAGGTGCTCGCTCCCGGCCTTTTCGATATGCACTGCCACTTCAGGGAACCCGGACAGGAATACAAGGAGACGCTTGAAACCGGTTCCGCCGCGGCTGTGGCCGGAGGCTTCACCGGCGTGGCGCTCATGCCGAATACCAGGCCGGTCATCGACAGCCCGCTCGGCGTAGCCTACATCCGCCATCACAGCGCCGGACTGCCGATCGACCTCGAGGTGATCGGCGCCATGACCGCCGAAAGCCGAGGCGAAGCGCTCGCGCCCTATGGTAAATACGCCTCATACGGCATCAAGGCCGTTTCGGATGACGGTACGGCCATCCAGAGTTCACAGATCATGCGCCTCGCAATCGAATATGCCGCCAACTTCGACCTGCTCCTTATCCAGCACGCCGAAGACAAGCATCTCACCGCAGGAGGCATCATGAACGACGGTGTTGTATCGGCAATGCTCGGGCTGAAAGGCATTCCCGAAGTGGCCGAACCGATCATGATCGCCCGCGACCTGCAACTCATCGCCTGGCTGAAAAAGCACAAACTGAACGGAGCCGTAGCGGAACCGCGCTACCACGTAGCGCACATCAGCACCGCAGAATCGGTCGCTCTGGTGCGCAAGGCAAAAGCCGCAGGCTTGAAGGTCACCTGCGAAGTGACGCCACACCACTTCACCCTGACCGAGCGCGACCTGGCCAATGCCATCGAGAAGGGAAACTTCATCATGAAGCCCCCGCTCGCCTCGGTGGAAAATCGCGACGCCCTCATCGAGGGATTGCGGGACGGCACCATCGATGCCATCGCCACCGACCACGCACCCCATGCCAAGCACGAAAAAGAGTGTCCGCCCGATCAGGCGGCGTTCGGCATCATCGGCCTTGAAACATCACTCGGCCTTACCATCACCGAACTGGTGGACAAAGGAGTCATCACCCTGTCGCAAGCCATCGAGCTGCTCTCAACCAATCCGAGACGCATCATGGGCCTCGAGACCATCCTCTTCCAAGCGGACCACAAAGCCAACCTCACAATCATCGATCCCGACTGCGAGTGGAGAGTCAGCGAATCGGATTTCGGCTCAAAATCGAGAAACACTCCCTTCATGGGACGCAAGCTCAAAGGCAGAGCACTGGGTATCTACCATAACGGCAAGCTTATCATGCGCTGA
- a CDS encoding fumarylacetoacetate hydrolase family protein, protein MKTFSYLSKPAVHRSIYCVGKNYPDHAREMASWETDKPEPLHEEEPIIFMKPGTALSTDDCTSIPWFEGRAVSKSLHYEGELVLLIGADADGVSLDDASAIIAGYAAGLDMTLRDVQLEAKNAGNPWLKSKGFRQSALVSEFIAPETAGPWTELAISLRLNGKQKQYSKVSKMTFSPAYLVHYLSYIYGLRAGDLVFTGTPAGVGSVLPGDRLDVSLETGDDHSQAKILVSLQATVS, encoded by the coding sequence ATGAAAACATTTTCATATCTGTCAAAACCAGCCGTTCATCGCTCGATTTACTGTGTCGGCAAAAATTACCCCGATCACGCTCGTGAAATGGCTTCATGGGAGACTGACAAGCCCGAGCCGCTGCATGAAGAGGAGCCAATTATCTTTATGAAACCCGGCACGGCGCTCTCGACTGACGACTGCACCTCGATACCATGGTTCGAAGGGCGGGCGGTAAGCAAGAGCCTTCATTACGAAGGCGAGCTGGTACTGCTGATTGGCGCTGATGCGGATGGTGTATCGCTTGACGACGCTTCGGCGATCATCGCCGGTTACGCCGCCGGGCTCGACATGACGCTGCGCGATGTGCAGCTCGAAGCCAAAAATGCCGGAAATCCCTGGTTGAAAAGCAAAGGTTTCCGCCAGAGCGCACTCGTCTCGGAGTTTATCGCTCCGGAAACGGCAGGGCCGTGGACTGAACTCGCCATTTCGCTCCGGCTGAACGGAAAGCAGAAGCAGTACTCGAAGGTCTCGAAAATGACCTTTTCACCGGCCTATCTGGTGCATTATTTATCGTATATTTACGGGCTGCGAGCCGGAGACCTTGTCTTTACCGGTACTCCGGCGGGCGTCGGAAGCGTGCTGCCGGGCGACCGTCTCGACGTTTCACTTGAAACCGGCGACGACCATTCGCAGGCAAAGATACTGGTATCGCTCCAGGCGACTGTTTCCTGA
- a CDS encoding pentapeptide repeat-containing protein: MLRRSVPEWNRYRQEHPGEIIEFNKKDFSETDLSGANLSGASFKAANFSGANLSRVSFRDAKLNGADFAGADLRQSDLSNADISGANLVRADMSEAILDGANLSMTDLNHANLKRAILTQSKLNCANLNECDMREALLSWADLSGVALNMANVGEANLHDTKLDEADLLGADLHDTDMHDSDMHESDLRDANLHHANLHHVNLHHADLSEADLGEADLSEADLGDARLRWTNLKGANLSGADFSMANLNGANLTGASLCGVDFTGANLCDANLENANLCLANFRGTELNMTNLSGSETFHTCFMNVDLRTVKGLDAINHRGPSEVSISTLYRSQGQLSEAFMRGCGVPEGMIDHVRSISGKTFDYLSCIISHSTRDKKFVARLYADLQKEGIRCWLCPDTLKSNRYLDEHIDRTSQCCEKMLLIVSKTSMKGEWLKNAIFKGVQRESRENQRRLFPVNLVRESKFDEWDLTDHESGRNFGRELKKHFIPSFYGWEHDNDLYLRELKQLVATLKSTDTGRSCQL; encoded by the coding sequence ATGTTGCGCAGATCGGTTCCGGAGTGGAATCGCTACAGGCAGGAGCATCCCGGTGAGATCATCGAGTTCAATAAAAAAGATTTCAGCGAGACCGATCTTTCCGGAGCCAACCTGAGCGGCGCGAGTTTCAAGGCGGCCAATTTCAGCGGAGCCAACCTCAGCAGGGTTTCGTTCCGGGATGCGAAGCTGAACGGCGCGGACTTTGCTGGCGCGGATTTGCGGCAGAGCGATCTGTCGAACGCCGATATCAGCGGAGCAAATCTTGTCAGGGCCGACATGAGCGAAGCGATTCTGGATGGCGCCAATCTCAGCATGACCGATCTCAATCATGCCAATCTGAAAAGGGCGATTCTCACGCAGTCCAAGCTCAACTGCGCCAACCTCAACGAGTGCGATATGCGCGAGGCGCTCTTGAGCTGGGCTGATTTGTCCGGCGTGGCATTGAACATGGCAAACGTTGGAGAGGCCAATCTGCATGACACCAAGCTTGATGAGGCTGATCTTTTGGGGGCGGATTTACACGACACGGATATGCATGACTCAGATATGCATGAGTCTGATCTCAGGGATGCCAATCTTCATCACGCCAATCTACATCATGTCAATCTTCATCATGCCGATCTGAGCGAAGCCGATTTGGGCGAAGCTGATCTGAGCGAAGCCGATCTTGGAGACGCCAGACTTCGCTGGACCAATCTCAAAGGCGCAAACCTGAGTGGCGCTGATTTCAGCATGGCGAACCTGAACGGCGCGAATCTGACGGGAGCCAGCCTCTGTGGCGTTGACTTTACCGGTGCCAATCTCTGCGACGCCAATCTGGAGAACGCTAATCTTTGTTTGGCAAATTTCAGGGGTACGGAGCTGAATATGACAAATCTGAGCGGATCGGAGACCTTTCACACCTGTTTCATGAATGTCGATCTCAGAACGGTCAAGGGGCTTGACGCCATCAATCACCGGGGGCCATCGGAGGTCAGCATCAGCACCCTGTACCGTTCGCAAGGGCAACTCTCCGAGGCCTTCATGCGCGGCTGTGGCGTACCCGAGGGCATGATCGATCACGTCAGATCTATCTCCGGCAAAACGTTCGATTACCTCTCATGCATCATCAGCCACAGCACGCGAGACAAGAAATTTGTCGCACGTCTGTACGCCGATTTGCAGAAGGAAGGAATCCGGTGCTGGCTTTGCCCCGACACCCTCAAAAGTAATCGCTATCTCGATGAGCACATCGACCGCACCAGTCAGTGCTGTGAAAAGATGCTGCTGATTGTTTCCAAAACCAGCATGAAGGGGGAGTGGCTGAAAAATGCGATTTTCAAAGGTGTGCAGCGTGAATCAAGAGAGAACCAGCGGCGGCTTTTTCCGGTGAACCTGGTCAGGGAGAGCAAGTTCGACGAGTGGGATTTGACCGATCACGAGAGCGGGCGGAATTTTGGAAGGGAGCTGAAGAAACATTTCATCCCCTCGTTTTATGGCTGGGAACACGACAACGATCTCTATCTCCGGGAGCTGAAACAGCTCGTCGCCACGCTGAAATCGACCGATACGGGACGTTCCTGCCAGTTGTGA
- a CDS encoding chlorosome envelope protein F, producing the protein MANESGNIGVFGDLFTAVGDLAQQSTNMAGSAVKTATDTVQPVTNACVQLCTTTINSATQIVEGVTKAITTALAPKQ; encoded by the coding sequence ATGGCAAACGAATCGGGAAACATCGGCGTATTTGGCGACCTCTTCACAGCTGTGGGCGACCTGGCCCAGCAGTCAACCAACATGGCCGGAAGCGCAGTCAAAACAGCCACCGACACGGTTCAACCGGTAACCAACGCATGTGTGCAGCTCTGCACGACCACCATCAATTCGGCAACGCAGATCGTCGAAGGCGTCACCAAAGCCATTACCACGGCGCTCGCTCCGAAGCAGTAA
- a CDS encoding 5-formyltetrahydrofolate cyclo-ligase: protein MESVQERKAELRKKLLTKRRALPRSQWLAESEQIQTQAASLPLLREARRIHCYVSMEHNREVRTFELLERLALEGKAVYMPYIEKGFMKAAIYHSAQKFRISVSAPATPEPLVLSGEERFDVVFVPLAGFDRSGGRIGFGKGWYDRFFCRLSMNGIHPVKIGLAFSFQEVPSVPSDPWDEPLDMVVTENEIINCEHNSK from the coding sequence ATGGAATCTGTACAGGAGCGCAAAGCCGAATTACGGAAAAAGCTGCTCACGAAGCGCAGGGCGCTGCCGAGGTCGCAGTGGCTTGCCGAGAGCGAACAGATTCAGACGCAAGCCGCATCCTTGCCGCTTCTTCGTGAGGCGAGGAGGATTCATTGCTACGTCTCGATGGAGCACAACCGCGAGGTACGCACGTTTGAGCTACTCGAAAGGCTTGCACTCGAAGGGAAAGCGGTGTATATGCCTTATATTGAAAAAGGGTTTATGAAGGCAGCTATTTACCATTCCGCGCAAAAGTTCAGGATTTCGGTATCGGCTCCTGCCACTCCTGAGCCGCTCGTGCTATCGGGAGAGGAGCGTTTCGACGTGGTCTTTGTGCCGCTCGCGGGTTTTGACCGGAGTGGAGGGCGGATCGGTTTTGGAAAGGGTTGGTATGACCGCTTTTTCTGCCGACTGTCAATGAACGGCATCCATCCGGTGAAAATCGGCCTGGCATTCAGCTTTCAGGAGGTTCCGTCAGTGCCGAGTGATCCCTGGGACGAGCCGCTCGACATGGTAGTCACAGAAAATGAAATCATCAATTGCGAGCACAACAGCAAATGA
- the ppk1 gene encoding polyphosphate kinase 1, whose translation MRELENGTLASAAMVEPDLRDPSLYVNRELSWIDFNQRVLEEALDSAAHPLLERIKFISIFSSNLDEFFMIRVAGLDDQCAEGITERSVDGLTPMEMVERIRERVIEQIRQRNVCFFEEIIPALKRRGIEFVSPSSLSEHQQQVLRDYFRKEIFPVLTPLAFDTGHPFPFMSNLSLNLAIELEDEECGSIKFARVKVPGILSRIIRLDQIEGLGFGDDRIRLLLLEDLVEHNLDQLFPRMRILQCHPFRIIRDADIEIEEDEAGDLLESIEQGVRSRRYGKVVRLDINPDMPHSIRSLLVKNLETYERNVYEIGGVLGMSALIELLKIDRPDLKDELFVPNNPLDDKRTADIFAEMRSGDMLLHHPYDSFKPVVDLIWQAARDPDVLSIKQTLYRVGSNSPVVKALMFAAEQRKQVAVLVELKARFDEENNILWARALEDAGAHVVYGLPGLKTHAKLTMIVRREQEGLRHYLHLGTGNYNTVTARIYTDYSYLTTDPVLADDVTELFNSLTGYSKHREYRSLIVSPLNTRRWIMEMIRHEVEHQKHTGNGRIVMKMNALVDEEIIRALYRASMTGVKIDLVIRGICCLKPGIPGISENIRVISVIGRFLEHSRVYYFNNGDQARIFLGSADIMPRNLDKRVETLFPVIEPRLVESIKSDLELTLGDNRKSWQMQPDGTYIRKRGGRPAVDSQRLFMRRSLRRKKNIKTKVKGL comes from the coding sequence ATGAGAGAGTTGGAAAACGGGACATTGGCTTCGGCGGCGATGGTTGAGCCGGATCTGCGCGATCCGTCGCTCTACGTGAACCGTGAGCTGAGCTGGATCGACTTCAACCAGCGAGTTCTCGAAGAGGCCCTCGACTCCGCCGCGCATCCATTGCTGGAGCGTATCAAGTTTATCTCGATCTTCAGCTCCAACCTCGATGAGTTTTTCATGATCCGCGTGGCCGGTCTCGACGACCAGTGCGCCGAGGGCATCACCGAGCGCTCAGTCGATGGCCTGACGCCCATGGAGATGGTCGAACGCATCCGCGAGCGCGTCATCGAGCAGATCCGGCAGCGTAACGTCTGTTTTTTTGAGGAGATCATTCCGGCGCTCAAGAGGAGAGGAATCGAATTTGTCAGCCCATCATCGCTTTCGGAGCATCAGCAGCAGGTTCTCCGTGACTATTTCAGAAAGGAGATATTTCCGGTTCTGACTCCGCTGGCGTTCGATACGGGCCACCCTTTTCCCTTCATGTCCAACCTCTCGCTGAACCTTGCAATCGAGCTCGAAGATGAGGAGTGCGGATCGATCAAGTTTGCTCGAGTCAAGGTTCCCGGTATCCTGTCGAGAATTATCAGGCTCGACCAGATCGAAGGACTTGGCTTTGGCGATGACCGCATACGCCTTTTGTTGCTCGAAGACCTGGTTGAGCACAACCTCGACCAGCTCTTTCCGAGAATGCGCATCCTGCAGTGCCACCCTTTCAGGATCATCCGCGATGCGGATATCGAGATCGAGGAGGACGAGGCCGGCGATCTGCTTGAAAGCATCGAGCAGGGTGTGCGCTCCCGTCGCTACGGCAAGGTGGTACGTCTCGATATCAATCCCGACATGCCGCACTCCATCCGGAGCCTCCTGGTCAAAAACCTCGAAACCTACGAGCGGAACGTCTACGAAATCGGCGGCGTGCTTGGCATGAGCGCGCTGATAGAGCTGCTTAAAATCGACCGGCCCGATCTGAAAGACGAACTTTTCGTGCCGAACAATCCGCTCGATGACAAGCGGACTGCTGACATATTTGCTGAAATGCGCTCCGGCGATATGCTGCTGCATCACCCATACGACTCGTTCAAGCCGGTGGTTGATCTTATCTGGCAGGCGGCGCGCGATCCCGATGTGCTTTCGATCAAGCAGACGCTCTACCGGGTTGGCAGCAACTCGCCGGTGGTCAAGGCGCTGATGTTTGCCGCCGAGCAGCGCAAGCAGGTGGCGGTGCTGGTCGAGCTGAAGGCGCGGTTTGACGAGGAAAACAACATTCTCTGGGCACGGGCGCTTGAAGATGCCGGAGCGCATGTGGTCTACGGCCTGCCCGGTCTGAAAACTCACGCCAAGCTGACAATGATCGTGCGGCGGGAGCAGGAGGGGCTTCGCCACTACCTCCATCTCGGCACCGGCAACTATAACACCGTGACCGCGAGAATCTATACCGATTACAGCTATCTGACGACCGACCCGGTGCTTGCCGATGACGTCACCGAGCTGTTCAACTCGCTGACCGGCTACTCGAAGCATCGTGAATACCGTTCCCTTATCGTTTCACCGCTCAATACCCGGCGATGGATCATGGAGATGATCCGCCACGAAGTCGAACACCAAAAGCACACCGGCAACGGAAGGATCGTCATGAAGATGAATGCACTGGTCGACGAGGAGATCATCCGGGCGCTTTACCGCGCCTCGATGACCGGCGTGAAGATCGATCTGGTCATCCGGGGTATCTGCTGCCTCAAGCCTGGTATTCCCGGCATCAGCGAAAACATCCGGGTCATCAGCGTGATCGGAAGATTTCTTGAACACAGCCGGGTCTATTATTTTAATAACGGAGACCAGGCCCGGATTTTCTTGGGCAGCGCGGACATCATGCCGCGCAACCTCGACAAGCGGGTCGAGACGCTTTTTCCCGTTATTGAACCGCGCCTGGTTGAATCGATCAAATCCGATCTTGAGCTGACCTTGGGCGATAACCGCAAATCGTGGCAGATGCAGCCGGACGGAACCTATATCAGAAAACGGGGCGGGCGGCCGGCAGTCGACAGCCAGAGGCTGTTCATGCGGCGTTCTCTTCGGAGGAAGAAAAACATCAAAACAAAGGTTAAAGGATTATGA
- the rpiB gene encoding ribose 5-phosphate isomerase B gives MKIAVGSDHAGVELKRFVLSWLEKHGYDFEDMGPYSAESVDYPDYGHKVAEAVACGDFDQGILMCGTGIGISIAANKVKGIRAANVCNPEYAALARQHNNANVLAFGARFNDEASVAKILESWFASEFEGGRHQRRIDKIEFCC, from the coding sequence ATGAAAATTGCAGTTGGAAGCGATCATGCGGGGGTTGAGCTGAAGAGGTTCGTGCTCTCATGGCTTGAGAAGCATGGCTATGATTTCGAAGATATGGGACCTTATTCCGCCGAATCAGTCGATTATCCCGATTACGGCCACAAGGTTGCCGAAGCGGTCGCCTGCGGGGATTTCGATCAGGGAATTCTGATGTGCGGCACCGGCATCGGCATCTCCATTGCAGCCAACAAGGTGAAGGGTATCCGTGCGGCCAACGTGTGTAATCCGGAGTATGCGGCACTGGCGCGTCAGCACAACAACGCCAATGTGCTCGCATTCGGCGCGCGCTTCAACGACGAAGCGAGCGTCGCGAAGATTCTCGAAAGCTGGTTCGCGTCAGAATTCGAGGGAGGACGCCATCAGCGCCGCATCGATAAAATCGAATTTTGCTGCTGA
- a CDS encoding CBS domain-containing protein, translated as MSVTFSHLAETDYPVFILGGSTADAARRLAASGCACAPVLDGERYLGMVHLSRLLEGRKGWPPAKEKLSAKMLDAAKSYQPDDQLFDNLISVASAKCGVVPLADDDGRYEGVVSSKRILGFLAERIHSGEGGSTMEIEVPPTGAKLSEIINTIEKNDASILSFTSWPTGASGEGSIIFFRVATHDFFRLVRNMENYGYIIRYHSSFPDAGYDELREKALEFIHYMDM; from the coding sequence ATGTCGGTGACCTTCTCACATCTGGCCGAGACGGACTATCCGGTTTTCATCCTCGGCGGTTCGACAGCTGACGCGGCAAGGCGGCTCGCGGCCTCGGGATGCGCCTGCGCTCCGGTGCTCGACGGCGAACGCTACCTTGGCATGGTTCACCTTTCCCGCTTGCTCGAAGGCAGAAAGGGGTGGCCTCCAGCGAAGGAGAAGCTCAGTGCGAAGATGCTTGACGCTGCCAAGTCTTACCAGCCAGACGATCAGCTTTTCGACAATCTCATCTCCGTGGCGTCGGCAAAGTGCGGCGTTGTGCCTCTTGCCGACGACGATGGCCGGTACGAGGGGGTGGTTTCCAGCAAGCGAATTCTCGGCTTCCTCGCCGAGCGCATACACTCCGGTGAGGGTGGCTCGACCATGGAGATCGAGGTGCCGCCGACCGGTGCGAAGCTGTCGGAGATCATTAACACCATCGAAAAAAACGACGCTTCGATCCTCAGCTTCACTTCGTGGCCTACAGGTGCGTCAGGCGAGGGCAGCATTATTTTTTTCAGGGTCGCCACCCATGACTTCTTCCGTCTGGTCAGGAACATGGAGAATTACGGATACATCATCCGATATCATTCATCGTTTCCGGACGCCGGTTACGATGAGCTTAGGGAAAAGGCGCTTGAATTTATCCACTACATGGACATGTAA